CACCTTTTCCAAGGGCAAGATATCCCCAGAAAAGTCGGGAAATGCGAACACTGAAGCTGATAATCGCAAGAAACAACAGAACAAAGAATTCAATTCTAATGCTAATTTAAGCCCACTAGCAAGATTTTTGCTCTCAAGGTTTGTCCAACAACCCCCTTACCACCAATAATGCCCTATAGGATACTGCATAtgctgaaatttaaatttggagGGTTACCCGCTTAAAGTTACATTAACCCGATAGAATTGTTATTCCAAGATAATGTCCAGAATAAATGGTTCAATAAGGTATAGGCCTAAAAGATAGGGTATTTGGATTATCTGCACCCCATACCCCTCCATAATAAATGGGGGGGAAAGTCGCATCGCACTTAGCTCATGGACAGGCACACACCTCCTGAGTTTGAGTTTATGCTTTCTTTCTTAGATGATTTCGTATGATTATAAGCTCCAAAAGGGTTTATTCGGTTGCTTCTTGTGCAGATGGCAAGGCCAAGTATCCCGAGATCTTAACCCaacttgagagagaagaagagaatagTATCTATTTGTTTGTATTGTGCTTCGTGTCGATGCATTTATTCTGATTCACTGTACATAGAAATGATAGTGTATTTATTAGCAACCAACCTTTGTCTGAGTAAATTGCCTCTGATGGTAAGAGTTGCTGCGCGACTAGGAGGTTTGTTGTTGGTGCACTAACAAtgtaaaaaaagacaaaatggaCCATCATTCTTATTTATCGATGGTTgaattttggcttttattttcTCGCCAGAGCTTTCCCGCCGTTTTCGATCAATACAAAGAAGAGCAGTACCATGGATTTGACAGAGTAGCCCtctctcagtctctctctctctctctctctctctctctctgtgcacgTGTGCCTGTTGGTATGGGTCACCACTCAGTTTTTGTGTGTTAAGAGAGAGCAGGCTTCTCGGCCTCCCGTCGACCACAGCTAAGGTACTGCTCCTAGCCACTTTTATATGGAATGACATGGACATAATCTGGCTGATGACACTTTCCTCTATGTTCAGGCCTCGGGCCCTTTATCTCCTAGTGAAAGACTTCACAATGACTTGCTGTAAGAATTTAAATGGCCCTCGTTCGCTCATGTGACGGGACGAATATCAAGCTCATGAATCCATACACAAATTACTAACTCTCACTTAACAGAATATCAATTACCTCGGCTTAAAAACAATTAACTCTCACCTAACTGAATATCCATTACCTCAGGCTAAAATACAATTTACAGCTGATATTCGTAGTACAAAACTGCCCAAGCAAAGCTCAAGACGACTTATTCAATATGATTACCCTGTAAAACCATCAGACAAATCAGCGGAGCAAAATCCCACATTTCGCAGCATTCCATgagggaaaattattttcaccaTCTTTATTGTGGCATATGGCATGTACCATGCAAAGAAGCACTCAGTTCTGTCACGTCTTCACCTTCCGCACTACTGCGATTATGGGAAGCATTAGTTTGTGTAGAAGGTAAGTATGAGTCCGCATAGAAGAGCTCATTAATCCTGGGCAAAATCCGCATCCAGTCAGACAGCAAGTTTCTCCTTGTTTGACTCAGGGTTTCTACTTCCTCTTTTTATGAGGAGGTTTGGATAGAGTCAGGTTCCGGAATGTTGCATGCAGCATCAAGGCTACAGGGGTGTTCAGAGTTATTAGAAGGCTCACAACTAAGGAACAGAAATGACTGAGAAAAACGAAATTTACTCACCAGCATAACTGACACAGAGCGCACAGAAAATTGCCATTTGCACGTTGCACCATATCAAAATAACAGCAGTTACTGCAAAATTTCAGATAATCCTATTATGATTTGTAGATGTAAATACATAGAGATTAGCTTTAATAATCCCGGTGAGTGAGAAGCAAACATCAAGAAAACATGAAGCAAAGACAACAGCAATGTAAATTAGTCAGATGCTTGATCCATAGAACCACACGTATGAAGAGAATGTATGGCGAGACTTGAAGGAAGAGCTGCATATGCATTCGGGGTAAAAAGGGGAGGAGGTCTAAATAAATTCTAAAGCATGAAAAACAGCCCTACAAAAAAGGAAGGTGCATTCACAAGTCACTGGACAGCACAGAGTACATCAGACTTTAGGATAAATATAAGCATCACTAGGGGCCTCAATATAACTTAACCTATGGAAAGACATTTTCCCCTTGAATTCATTTTAGCAACAAGATAATAAAAGCATCAGCGGATAACATAGAGAAAACCTTGGGGattcaaccaaaaataaagCCAATTCAAATAAGAGTGTGGGATATGGATATAACACCTAAAATTCTAGAAAGACAGACCCCATTATTTTCAAGTGCCAGACACAAACTTGAACTGGCAAATGTGATAATCAAGGTCTGTAGTCACATACTCCGAACATAAGCAAGTTCCCACTTAAAAACATAACAAATCCAATCAGCCTGGGTCGCTAGCCAATTACTCCATGACAGTAGAATGATGGTACTTAAACAACCCAAAAGGTAACCATCTGACACCACTTTAATAAACAGGACAAATGAATTGAGATCTCAAAAAGATTCAAGACTACTTCTCCTGCAGATTGTATCAGAAAAAGGTGtccaaataaagaaattgcATAGTAAAATACTCATTCATAAGCAAACCTCTTAATGCTTAAGAAGGTAAAGTTAAGTTGCTACGATAAGTTTGATCAATCTGGCAGGCAGAAGTCTAAAAGTCCTCTAAGATTAATAGCACATCATACTCCTATAGGACCAATACAGCTCATTCTTTTTATCATCTGTAACTTTATTATTCAACAATTTCAATCCTAGTAGCACAACAAAGTGACCCCATGTAACAGGAGGGGGCTTAATATCTTGGAAATCACTGTCTGGAAATCAGGTATCTTATTAATTGCTAATACATAGAATTAAATTTCTTAGTCTCAAGGTCCACAGCCCTTAAGATTAATCACATGTCATAATCCTCATTGAATCCTCATTGCTTTTATCCTCTAGAAGATTATTTGTCCACACTTTCAATCCTAGAAGCACAGAAAAATAATCTGATGTAACTAGAGAAcacttttgacaattttaagCATCACATCTCTAGAAATTTGCACCATTTGAATTCCTCAAAAAGTGAAGATATTGGACATGTTTTCCAGTACATGGCCATATGTGCATATCTGCATCCGTCCATCACCACCACAACTCTTACTCCCATTTTGCAATTTAATCGTCCCCTCTTGAAGGTGACCATCATGGTAGTGATGGGAGGCACAGCCCAACCCAAGTGCATTGATTGTAAATCAGATCTCAAAACTGGGGCTAAGAAAAACTTATTACATTTGACAAGATCCTAAGCCTTGAGCAACTCGAATCCAAGTTGGACATTCTAACCCAACATAAGAGTCCCAATAAATAGACAGCATTTCCTTGGAGTCCAAATCCAACATGAAGCAGGCTAACCCTCTAAATCTCAAAGTCCATTAGATTAAGATTTATCACCTAAATTTACCATTCATGAGCACCACTGATGACACTTGAAAAGCAACTTTTTATCCAATCATTCTACTAAAACAGGCCCAATCATTTTGTCTCTCTCCAAGACAGTCTAATCGCCAAGTCCAATAGCATGGAACATGATACGTAATTGTTTAGCATTCTTGTCATATAACGAATGTGAGGTTGgccaaattttaatattaacaacCTCACAGGAAACCAGCCaaatagaaaacaaatgaaaatagaTCATGTGTAACAAAACTGAGAGGTTTTGACTGGTGAGACATGAAGCCTCTAAAACCCAGCTTCAGAATCACATAAAGTGACTGCCCAAGAGTGAAGCATAATTGCCTTTTCATCTACACTTCCAGTAGGGAAAAGACACGATTCAAACAGAAGAGAAATCAACCTTTTGCCATGGAGCAGAGAACAAGTGTGGTTTAATCTATTCCTATATGATAATGAAAAGATGCAGTTCAAATAGAAGAGAGCTTTAGCCTTTCCCTCCAAATGTTCATTGAAGGGAGCGAACAACTTACCAATCTGGGCAATGTGAACCAAACATTGGCGGATTACAGGCCGTTGATCCAATCCCCACTTATGACTACTGAACTTGAAAAAATCCCAGAGCGCCAAACTTGACAGCAGTCCAATAAGAGCAAATGGCATCTGGTACCTACAGCCCCcaaaatcataagaaaagaaGGAACATATCAGCTCTTGGAACATCTTATTTAGCAAAACCAAGCTCAAGAGAGAGACAAACAAgttcgttaaaaaaaaaaaaaagacactgATAGGGAGATATAGTGTGCTTCACTACAACATGTGACTGGAAAAACTCAATCCAGTATGAAGCTAAAAAGCATATAGAAAAAGTTCAATCGTCTTTCctttcaagaagaaaattttgtctGTCGTCTGCACCATAGTGAAATCACTCAACAAGACAATGAGGTAGCTGAGGCTGTTCCACATGTTAAGAGCAAAAGTCATGCCATCAAATTGATACCTCCACTTCGATATTAATCAAGTGGTTGTGTTCGTGGTATAAATTTTGGGGGGAGCGAGTAATTATCCTCATGAACCAGTGATTTGCCATCAGTAATCTTCCCCAACTTCTTTTCTGACACGATAACTTTCCTAGCCAAACCAAGGtcaagagagaaacaaaaaagttcattttttgCATAATAGAcccaagaagaggaagaaattacGTGCTCAACTGAGGCATGTCACCTAAAAATTTTGATTCAGAACGAAGCTTTCGAGCATCTAAAACGAGTTCAATCATCTTTCCATTCAGGAAAAAAGAATCATCAGCAATCTCTAAAGAGCCAAATTGAAATGACTAGACAGGAGCGCATAGGTGGCTGACAGAGGCTGTTCTACATTCCAAAAGCAACAATCATGATATCAAACTGTTCTTTCTTGGATTCATTATCCTTATGAATCGGTGATTTTTGCCATATTTCATCAGCAATTCTCCAAAGAAGAAGTTCTGGCAGGCGCAAACTATCGCCATGGGCACTCGTACAGCACGAGCACGCGatcaaggagagagagatgccaCTTACAGAGCGCAAGcgaagaagaggatgaacagAGTGGCGTAGTTGCGAGCGAAGCGCCTGACGTTCTCGTGGACCCGAAGCCGAGCCTGAGCGGGCGAGGACGGGAACGAGTACGAGTCGCAGGAGCCGATGAAGGCGGCGGTCCAGGACGGCGTCTCGCCGGAGAAATCGTCGGTGGTGAGCTTCGACAGCGGGTTGAGAGTCACGAGGGACACCAGGGTCCCCAGGCCAGAGAAGACGGAGGCGAAGAACCCGGAGGCATAGGGGTCggaggcggcggcagcatcgccggaagcggcggcggcggcgccgggggcggcggccgaggaggaggaacgCTGGTCGAGGAGCTCGAGGTAGCCGGAGTCTCGGAGCCAGGACTCGAAGGCGGGTTCGGGTACGGTTAGGGATAAGGGATTCGGTCGGAATGCCATGGACGGAGAATTTTCGGGTCGGCGGGCGGGTCGTTGGCGCGAGAGGGAGGGGCCAGAATCGGCGGGCTTATTATTTGGTCGTTCTTTGCTTCGTCCGAGGTGTCATATATGCTTGGAATTTATGGAGGAGATGTCCTAACGTACGTACGTCCACCCATTAACTTGCCCAAGAAGTTGCAAATCTATGGACCCATATCGACGGCCCTTGAAATTTGATGTTTCGTGTCGCTTTCGAGCCGCGAAATCATTCTCGTTTGCATGAGTGTGTCGATTGAATGCTTGGAATTTGAGGAAAAGATATACTAAGATATTTTCTCGCGGTAACTTCTTCAGGAAGTTgcaaattgggaaaaaaaatgaaaacagacAAAcacaaaatcaagaggaaggcTATCGTGGTGGCTATCTCTATCAGTTTTGCTCTTTTTGGATTTTAGTCTTTGGGCCTGATCATTCTTGAACAGTGccagattctgatttttgtCCTAACCGccgggacgagaatcgcgtttggtaaattttttgttaaaacaattttggacaagatttgagaatcaaaaaaaatttgattctcgtccgagaatcgaaaagaattaaaacttaaaaccttgttcttctctttatcATCTCTGTTGCCAttcgccatcgcccgccgccgtccgccgccaccgccgccgcccgccgccgccgccgggtcCGGTCCGGCGAgatcgccggaggctcgccgtgccggggcgaggtccggcgagctcgcggaggcaAGCCCACCCacccgcgaggctcggcctcgcagatccgggcgaggcccggcctcgccgtgggccagcgagcctcgccggcaaactggcgaggctcggcctcgccagacggcgaggtcgagcctcgccggtgggcgggcgagcctcgcccggccgccggtgaggctcgcccgccatcggcgaggctcgcccggcccgccggtggcTGCCggctcgccgaggccgggcgaggcccggccacggcgaggctcgccgacgaaggccgacctcgccgagggccggcgcgCTCCGGTGAGCGTCGCCAGGCCCTTCATCTGGCCGCGCCGTCCCGCGACCtaccaaatgaagaagaagaagaataggaaaaaaggggaaaaaaagaaaaaaaaaaaaagaaaaaaagaaaaaaaaagaaaaagtaaaaagtaaagaaattatttaaaatttatttaaaaatcaaaagaaattatttaaaatttatttaaaaatcaaaagaaattaatttggaacgtaatcaattaatacggtaccaaacgcacttattccgaataaaaattttgaacagcTTACCAAACACGTGTTTTTACTCGTAATCGCTTCCTAATGTAATAAAAAGAATCGTTCTTATCGAATCAGCCTCCTGAAcgtaatcgttaccaaacgcaccctttgaAACTCTAGATCATTCTTGAATAAGACAAGGCAATGTTTctcccaaaaatgttttttatagTACTTACTAGCATAAGGATTGATGCTCCACAAGAATTTTAAATCGATACATCCGTGTCACATTAATCGATACACCAGTGCCACAATTACCCCCATTAATTTTGTATAACAAAAAGTTCCATATcaccaaaatttttgaaaagtccCAAGCTAAATTAGGTATGGTTAGAGATATGAGATTCAATTTGAAAGACTTTTTGGTGATGGCTGGTCAATTGTGGAACAATGTAACCCATCATTTGGTGTAAGAGCTAGAATAAGAAGGCATGTGGTTGCTCTTAGCCTAGGCTTAGTTACTATTTACCTTCAAATTTGCTATGATTTGCATGAAATATCTTTGACTGGATGCTAGACATGAGAGATGTCAAACGAGTGACTCAAGACATTTATTTGGGCAACCGGTAAGCTCGGGTcctcatttgaaataaaatctacttttaaccttttcttgaaaaaaaaatccaattgacaagttcttatttgaaacttttCTGTTGTGTATTATCCTATcgcaaaatgaacaagaatatGTCGTTGCCCAACGCCTGTGCCATCAGTGGAGACTAGAGACAGTCGTTCAGCTTGCGAAAATGTCGGTGAGTCGATTCGTCAAACACCTGATGAGCTCCGGCCCGCGGCTTCTCCTCCGACCACCTGtatctccatctccatcgccGCTCCTGTACTGCCTCTCGGCTCTCTCCGTGACCCAAACCACGCGCACTCCCGAtctcaccgccgccgccttctCGTTCTCCACCGCTTCTTCCAGTCCATCGGTTTCCTCGTCGGACGGTCCCGCGGTGGAGCCCTCCTCGCCTTCTTATCTCTCCGTCCGTATTCGATGCCCGAAGGACGTCGCGGTGAGTTTTGAACTCTCTCGGAACTCTAGACTTCTTTGAAGATCGAAAAAGACGAAACTTTCAAGTTGAATTTTACTGCGCCtctgtttttcattttctggtTCTTCTTTTGTCGCTGAAAAGCAACGGTCTGACGTTTCTCGCTTCTGAACTGGGCCAGGATGAGCTTTCAGAAGCTCTTTTATGCTTTGGTGCGAGCTCGGCAAGCATGGATGAGGAAGATGGCTCTGACAGTTCTGATGAGGTAGCACCACTACCAAGTACTAAGAAACAAGTATCAAACGCTTGTcgaatcaagaaaaatacattCTCTGAAGTACTAGTTTCCATTCCAGTTTGCTGCATTGGGTTTCTAATTGTGCAGATGCTGTTTGGTGATATTGTGCCTGGTGAGATTGTTTTTGTTAGCTGTCTATTCGAAAAGTTACAACCTCTTGTGTGAACATTTTGCGTGTTATCGCAAGGGTGTAGGCTCTTTGAATTCTGAAACTTTCATACTTCTGATCCGCATAAAACATCCTGTGCCTGCGTGAC
The window above is part of the Eucalyptus grandis isolate ANBG69807.140 chromosome 6, ASM1654582v1, whole genome shotgun sequence genome. Proteins encoded here:
- the LOC104448475 gene encoding PRA1 family protein H, translated to MAFRPNPLSLTVPEPAFESWLRDSGYLELLDQRSSSSAAAPGAAAAASGDAAAASDPYASGFFASVFSGLGTLVSLVTLNPLSKLTTDDFSGETPSWTAAFIGSCDSYSFPSSPAQARLRVHENVRRFARNYATLFILFFACALYQMPFALIGLLSSLALWDFFKFSSHKWGLDQRPVIRQCLVHIAQIVTAVILIWCNVQMAIFCALCVSYAALMLHATFRNLTLSKPPHKKRK